Genomic window (Saccharomyces eubayanus strain FM1318 chromosome XVI, whole genome shotgun sequence):
TAATTAATATCGGTTACATTAGAATATTGAAATATCCAGATGTATTGATATTCCAGGGAAAAGCGATTGGATGATAAAATtagtgaagaaaaaacaactgACTGATTCAGTTCAGTTTGTTCTGACTGGATTTTATGAACCGAGTTATTTGAAGTAGTACATCTTCTCAATATCTTTCGTAGGggattttcatttctatGAACAAAGGCATTGTTTGTTAATATCTATTACTTGTGATACACCAATAATTTCATTAATAGATTATTTCCAACATGTCTCTGCATCTCCCTTCCATCGAATGAAAAGTGGTGTTTTCAATTCGATGTAACTGCATCTTTGATCCGTATTGAACTTTCATGctaacattttttttttttagaaaaatcTTGACTCCTGAATctcaattgaaaaaggcTAAGGCCCAACAAAAGACCGCTGAGCAAACTGCCGCCGAAAGAACTGCTCGTAAAGCTGTATGTTGATTTACTGCGcttataaaaatattatcattCATTTTCAAGTGAGTTCACAGATATAATATTTTACCAAGaagactttttttcttcagttttACATTTACTTGGCATATGTCAATTCGGATAAATTTCCTATTGATAATTAGTCTTCAACtattttttgttaatttcttttttttgtgatGAAAACCATTCCTTTTTCTCGACTAGTCTTTGACAATGCTGTCGTTTAATCACCATCTTTCGGCTGACCAattaagaaacaaaaaatgtgaaaatGCTAAAAAGATGTAAAACCATGCTGAAAGAAtgttttgtaaaatttaTACCGTGCACTCTCACTGACTAAGATGATAATATGTGAAcacttaaaaaaaattttttttactaacaagcataaattattaaattcttaatatcattttcttaggccaacaaagaaaagagagccatcattttggaaagaaacgCCGCTTACCAAAAGGAATACGAAACTGCTGAAAGAGACATCATTCAAGCCAAGCGTGATGCTAAGGCTGCTGGTTCTTACTACGTTGAAGCTCAACGTAAGTTAGTCTTCGTCGTTAGAATCAAGGGTATCAACAAGATCCCACCTAAGCCAAGAAAGGTTCTACAATTGCTAAGATTGACTAGAATCAACTCCGGTACCTTTGTCAAGGTCACCAAGGCCACTTTGGAattgttgaagttgatTGAACCATACGTTGCTTACGGTTACCCATCCTACTCTACCATCAGACAATTAGTCTACAAGAGAGGTTTCGGTAAGATCAACAAGCAAAGAGTCCCATTGTCCGACAACGCTATCATTGAAGCTAACTTGGGTAAGTACGGAATCTTGTCTATTGACGATTTGATTCACGAAATCATCACYGTTGGCCCACACTTCAAGCAAGCCAACAACTTTTTGTGGCCATTCAAGTTGTCCAACCCATCTGGTGGTTGGGGTGTCCCAAGAAAGTTCAAGCACTTTGTCCAAGGTGGTTCTTTCGGTAACCGTGAAGAATTCATCAACAAGTTGATCAAGTCCATGAACTAAGTAGTTGACGCCGGAAGGCGATATCTCTCGATgtataatataaaataaatcattcatatataaccaatcatACCACATAACGTAAGAAAGCAATTGACTGGATCAAACAAATATGCGAAGAGGGCTTTGCTCCCATTTATAATTGAGGCCTGTGTGATGAAACAGCCAGAAAATCGTGTCACATAGGAATATCCCTGTAGCTGCGCGCAGTCCGAACCGTGCCATATGCCTTTAACGATGGCAACATCAAACCCTAtttaaaaagagaaggaagaCTACAGTAAACGAAGCggttttttatcttctaaAGTATTCAGCATTCCTGACTTCCGGTACTTCAGCCAAGGCCATCTATTAGTTAACGAGAGCAAAATGTTTGGAGTAAAAGATGctatattcaaaatcaaacgTTCCTTTGGGGGTACAGATTCTTCAGACTCCACTGCCTACACTACAGCAAACCAATCCCCCTCCCAAATGAAAGATAATCATAACccttttcgaaaaaaaacgacATCTAATAGAACCATGGTCGAGGACTGCACCTTACCATCAGTGACGCTGAATGGCTATTTTCCCTCAACTAAAAACAAGCTCCTTACTCCTGAAATGTGCGATGAAATAAGATCCTTAATGCCTACAAGAATACAACTGTACACAGAGTGGAATCTTTTATATAGTCTTGAGCAACACGGGTCTTCACTGCACTCTCTATATAGTAACGTTGCTCCAGATAGTAGAGAGTTTAGAAGAGTGGGGTACGTATTAGTAATAAAGGATCGTAAGAACGGGATCTTTGGAGCTTATAGCAATGAAGCATTTCATCCCAACGAACACAGACAGTATACTGGGAACGGAGAGTGCTTCTTATGGAAGCTAGACAAAGTGCCTGATGTTAATATATCTGAAAAGGAGGATCCTAAGAAAGAAGACAGAGAGGAAAGATGGAGATTTTCGGGTTATCCGTTCACGGGAGTTAATGAATTTGCTATATACTGTACGTCtaaatttctttcaatggGTGCAGGTGATGGCCATTATGGCCTTTTGTGCGATGATGGGCTCCTCCACGGTGTATCGAACCCTTGTCTAACGTATGGTAATGATGTTTTAAGTGCAGAAGGCAATAAGTTCTCTATAGTTGCTCTGGAAGTATGGCGAGTGGGATAGGTTACCATTTAATTAAAAAAGTcatactatatatatatttatgaaTAAGACTCAATTAATGATAGCAAAAAGCATTTCATATAGAAAGCACATATTGTATGAAGTGGGCGGAAAAGGGCGTCAATATCTTGATAGTCATATGTTTCCACTAACTACTATTTGGTGCTTAAATAGGGGAGTAATTGTTTGAGTCCATCCTATTATGATCAAAAGCcctttatcttttctttcttgattcTCATTAAAAGGGCATATCCAGACTGAGAAAAAACGAGTTATGTAACGACCTTTTggtgtaaaaaaaaaagaaaacgaacATACAAAGACACATTGAGGCAGAGGAAGTCAGTGATCGCAATTTAAATAAAACCGGTACTACATCGCAATGACTTCTTTATATGCTCCAGGGACAGAGGATATTAGGCAAAGGCTACGTCCCTTtgggtttttctttgaaaaatcattgaaAGATCTGATCAAGGGTATTAGGTCTCATAACGAAACACCAGAAAAGCTGgaccaatttttcaaacaagTGTTAAGTGAGTGTCGGGAAGAAGTAAACTCTCCAGACTTGAATTCTAAAACAAATGCGGTTCTTAAATTGACCTATTTGGAGATGTATGGCTTTGATATGGCATGGTGCAACTTTCATATTTTGGAAGTCATGAGCAGTAATAAACTTCAGCAAAAACGTGTTGGTTATCTAGGTGCCTCACAATCATTTTACAAAGATTCTGATATTTTAATGCTTGCCACCAATCTACTGAAAAAAGACCTGAAATATGATGGAAACAATGATGTCGTGAAGGTTGGAATTGCATTAAGTGGCCTTTCTACAATAATCACCCCCTCATTAGCAAGAGATATAGCTGATGACCTTTTCACTATGCTGAACAGCACTAGGCCATACATAAGAAAGAAGGCAATAACTGCCTTatttaaagttttcttGCAATACCCAGAGGCTTTAAGAGACAATTTCGATAAATTTGTTTCTAAGCTggacgatgatgatatcTCTGTGGTCTCTGCCGCTGTGAGTGTCATTTGCGagctttcaaaaaaaaatccacAACCGTTTATTCAACTTTCACCCTTATTGTATGAAATCTTAGTTAGCATTGACAACAATTGGATTATTATAAGATTACTGAAGTTGTTTACCAATCTTTCACAAGTGGAACCGAAATTAAGAGCGAAGCTTTTACCAAAAATACTAGAATTGATGGATAGTACTGTCGCGACTTCCGTGATCTACGAATCTGTCAATTGTATTGTTAAGGGAAATATgttagaagaagatgactTCGAAACTGCAATGACCTGCTTAGAGAGGCTGCACACATTTTGTGATTCTCAAGATCCAAATTTAAGATACATTAGTTGTATATTGTTTTACAAAATTGGTAAAATCAATACAGATTTTATTTCTCGGTTCGATCAACTGATCATACGCTTACTATCCGACGTTGATGTCTCCATTAGGTCAAAGGCAATTGAGTTAGTCGAAGGTATTGTCAATGAAGATAACCTAAAACCAATCATTCAGACATTGATGAAACAATTTGTGGATGAAGATGTGGTCATTCTACAAGCCGGTAATGTCGTGTATGAAAGATCAAAAAGAATCCCCATTATAATACCAGAAAATTACAAGATCAAAATGGTCAACGTTATTATATCCATTTGTTCTGGTGACAACTATTCCAGTGTCAATGACTTTGAATGGTACAATGCAGTTATAATCGATTTAGCCATGCTTTGTCAAGAAATATCTGACAAGACTCTTGGATATAAAATTGGAGAACAATTGAGAAACTTAATGATAAAAGTTCCCTCAATGAGGGAAGTAACTATTACCAATATCATAAAACTTATTTCAGAGGAAAGTATTAACAGACAGTTGCCTACCATAATGAGAGAGTGTATTTGGTGTCTTGGTGAATTTTCTGCGCTTGTGGAGAATGGTGATGACTTGATAAAAGTAATGATTGGTAACACCGGCTACTATTCTCACAGTGTACAGGAGGTGTTGATTTTAGCGCTCCTTAAAATATTCAGTAACTGGTGTAACAATGTTCAAGAGGATAAAGGCATTGAAGTTGAACTGATGTTAAAGGAACtaataaagttttttgaaaacttatctttttcaagtacatttgaagttcaagaaagaagcgTTGAAGTTTTAGAATTTCTAAAGCTAAGTTTAGAAGCTTTAGAGGAGGACTCAGACGGTCTGCCAATGTTACTAAGTGAAGTTCTACcaagttttttcaatgtctATGAACTGGCACCAATCGCGCGTGGTACTCAATCAAAGTTGGAAATAGATGAGGCCATTGATTTAGAGACTCCATTTTTGACTAAGGAGGAATGTGATGAATTGTTAGATGATCAAAAGAGTGACTCGATGGGTAGTGACCTGATTTCGGATACATCAATGGACGAACAGGGTGATCCAGAATATATTGATTATTCAGATACATCgtatgaagaaaaggagaaattGAACGATCATGACAATCCGTTTGAGattgagagaaaaaaagagcgCATGACAAATCCTTATTAccttgatgaagaagatgaaggaAACGCTgagaaatcaaaagatTTATTAGTTTTGAGTGAAGATGATAGCTCTAAAACTAAGCCGGAGACTATCAGGTTAAATAGACAGGATAATGACTTGAAATCCTTGAGCCTGTTTACAGTTGAAAACGgtgaggaaaagaagagcaagaagaagaagaagaagaaaagagtcCAGGTCTTATCCGACCAACCTGTTGTTGAAATCACctcgaagaagaaggaagtTTCTCCCAATCTTCATGGCAATGAAACATCTACCACATCTACTAAGATAGACAAAATCAATCTGAAAATGCGTTCcaaacttgaaaattttgactTTTCCAATTTCGGAACATCGAGTAATTCGGTAAAAGAATCACAGCAAGGAGGTGACCttaaagaagatgatgataaagaattaaaCCGTTCGGAAGGCAAACTCAATGAACAcggaaataaaaatgattttaGTGATGCTGAGGAGGTTATAGTCattaagaagaagaagaaaggcaAAAAATCTAAGtcaaaaattaaacaaaaatcaaaaaaggaaaattctccagaatcaaaagaataacttCGAGACCAGACCCAGAACGGTCCAGAAACTAGCTAATAAATGGAACGAAAGCAGTGAATCCTACAAGGCCAGTAATTCtttatatagattataAATCACTTTTAAGTATTTAACTTTACAttatatatcattattgtGCGTGCATTAGCCGAGAGCGGCGCGTTTGACAGTAACgcgaaaataataaagggCATGAAGTTCCTGTAAATCAAAGATGACTTCGAAATTATACTTACATGTTTTTATAGTGTACGACAGCGTGACAAGATCCAAGCAGTAGATACATGTCATTCAGGGCAACCATCACAGATCCGGGGAAGCAGAATATCTGGTTTCGTGCGATTTATGTTCTATCTACAATTCAAGATGATATCAAGATTACTGTGACGACAAATGAGTTGATCGCGTGGTCAATGAATGAAACTGATACCACGCTTTGTCAGATCAGATTTGAGAAGagtttttttgaaggatACGAATTTAAGCCTCATGAAATCGTGTTTGGGGAGAATGGGATCCAAGTCATAGACGATACGTACGGTGATAACCATAAACTATATTCCTTCCGAGTTAATGGAAAGCACTTGACAACTATTTCGAGAAAGCCAGACAGCGACGGCATAAAATCATTCACTATTGCAGTCAATAATACTTCTACATGTCCTGAGTCGCTCGCAAATAGGTTGATTGTAGTAATTGAAATGGATTCGTTGATAGTAAAAGAATACTGTCCTCAGTTTCAGCCAATTAAATATGATCCTATTATAATCGATTTGAAgtacaaaagaaaatttttggacgTTTTTGGAACCGCAGCTTCCGATCGGAATCCGCAAGAGCCGTTGGACCCTAAACTATTGGAGGTTTTCGTAAGTACTGAACGTGAACTAACATCTGCTCTATTTAATGAAGATGTTGAATCAGACATAcggaaaagaaatcaactAACAGCTGCTGACGAAATAAATTACGTCTGTTGCAGCTCAACACTGTTAAAAAACTTTCTAGATAACTGCAATGTAAACGTGACTGACGAGGTAAAACTAGAAATTAACGTCCACAAGTTGAGCATAACAGCATTTACTAAAGCAGTGTAcggaaaaaataatgaccTATTGAGAAATGCATTAAGTATGAGCAACACTATTAGCACATTAGACCTTGAACATTACTGCCTCTTCACAACCGTAGacgatgaaaaagaagagaagcgATCACATAGCAAGCGTAAAGAACATACAAAAAGCATTGTTTTTAAGCTAAAAgacttcaaaaactttataaCCATTAGCCCATCCTGGAAAAGTTCACAAGGTGGAAATGACAATATAAGTTTATGGTTCTGTCATCCAGGAGATCCTATTCTGATGCAAATGCAGAAGCCAGGTGTGAAGCTAGAATTAGTTGAAGTTACCGATAGTAACATCACCGATGATTCAATGGGAGGGAAGTATATAAAGGCAGCCATTTCGGGccccaaagaagaaaccgGAAAGCAAGAAGTCAAAGAAGGGTATGAAAGCCCGCTAAGGAGTAGGATTGCGCTTCATAGAGAAACCCAGTCAACTTCCGTCACTAGCACTCGGAAGAGTCCTCTAAAAACATCATCTCTTGTCCCAGGTAGTGGTAATGCGGTTACCAAGAGCTATAGAAATAACACGGCAAAGAAGTTATTTGTAGAAGAGCAGAGCCAAACTATGAGTTACGGAGGAAAGAGCCTGTTCGAGCAGGACATTTTGGTTAATACAAATGTGAATAAGGAAAGGATTCTTAAAGGTAGTGAAGCTTACCAGTCTAATGCGTTGAAGAGGTCTAGAAACGATATTCGTAATGGAGCCGAAGATGCTTCCCAAGAGTCAACCGTCGCAAAAAGAGCCGATACCACAGTGACTTGGGGAAGAACATTACCAACTTCGGATGACGGGGTTTCGTCCAACGAGGTCAACAAGAGAGAAATGCTAAAGAGAGAGAAACTAAAGCATTTACAGGGTCTGATGCATTCTAGAAATGGttcaaataataacaaaagtCAGGACGATAAGGAAGAGGAAGGCGGGCTGGGCCCTACGCAAGTTGAGAAGCCAAGGGGTTTGTTCGATTGACTGGATATCATGCTATTTCATTTAACCTAGCCAAAGTAACCGACATGAACTACCCACGAACGCATTATCGATCattattcttgttttccaaacaGTCTCAAATTGGTTGATGTGCGGCTGAAACGGCCATCGCAGTCGGAAAACAAactaaaattttcaatagtaAATTTAATATCTGCATAGCTTTTACATAGACAAACATCGCCCTATCGATATTTATTGTAAAGGAGTTGCAAGACTAAATATTTATCAAATCTCAAGTGATCAGCTTGACGTAACGTGGGTTATGCATTACAATAATTTTGGAAACGGGAATAACGATGGACAGCCTAGGCTTCCCAAACCCACATACTCAGGAACATTATCAGATGATTATGACGAATCAAAGGTTAAAAGGCAAAAGACGGAGCCTACTCTGAATGtaggtttttcttccaatttgtATTCGAATACTCCATATTACGAAAACTCCTGGAATACCGATTATAATTCTCAACTTCATACTTTCACTCCCCATAATCAATATTACCACCCATTACCGCAATCGACCCAATAcgaatttcaaaattcttcaagttATACGCAAAATGGAATACATCCAACGAACCACGATACACGGTATCCACATCATCCAGAGATACCAAAGCAACCATCACTATATTTTGAAGCCGCTCCTCCTCAAAACCGTAATACTAACTATCGTACGTCAATTAGCTATGAAGATGTCACAATACCAGttgcaaagaaaacgaaactagtcaaacaagaaaagaacatgAATGCTACAGGTactagtgaaaaaaatttaaagcCTACAAGTCGGGTTCCAGCTTCACTTAAATTCGAGGAAAAcataataaagaaaaaaaattttccaagcTCTAATGTCCAAGACAGCCTTGATTCTGAACtggatgaagacgaagatgagCAGCGACAAGAAGGCGAAGGCGCAGGAAAGGTGGTTTTGGTTCCTGGGACTTCTATTGCATTAGTTACTGACGATGATATTAAAAAGTGGAGggaggaaagaaagaaaatgtggctattaaaaatttctaaCAACAAAACGAAACATATGCAAAGCATGGGTATAAAAGAAGACGAATTGAAGGGTCAGCCGAGCATTCTGAGAGAGTCtaggaaagaaaaacaattcaTTCAGAGTATTCAAAATCAAGTGCAGCGGGGAAATCCGAAAACTGATTTAAACATTAAATTGATTCAGCGAGAGTTCGCGAATGAAAACTCTCAAATTTTGGATTTCATAAAGGAACTGGGGGATGCCAATTTGCTAGAGTATGAGTTAacacaagaagaaaaggacgTACTTTTTGGTACCCCTGAAGATAATACTAGAAACAACTATAAACCAAACTACAGAAACAGGAATGCTAATTCAAATAGAGGCAATTTTTCTAGGAATAGGTAAATAAATCTTTCAGACactaaaactaaaaaaaaaaaaaaaaatatggaagGAACACAACAATTCACTGTGTGCTGTGATGGGCACATGAAactaattttgaaaagcctTTACTGCCAGGTTACTCAGAACGGTTGTTACAGCAGCCCCAAGGAATGAACCAACAATGGCACCTTGATAAAATGAGCCCTTGTTCTCTTTAGGAATCGCGCTTTCtgaaatatcttttttcttactcTTCAAATGTGATTTCGTGGGAGATGTTGTAGCTTTGTGCTTCCTGATTCTTCCCGGCGAGATAGCCTTCTTACTATGTGCTTTATTGTGAACTGGCGGATTTTTATTGGGGAGTGCTTTGTTATTAGCCTTACTTATGAGAACTccattgatatttttagtacttctatttttttcttctggttCTCTAAGCTTTT
Coding sequences:
- the RPL7B gene encoding 60S ribosomal protein uL30; this encodes MLTFFFFRKILTPESQLKKAKAQQKTAEQTAAERTARKAANKEKRAIILERNAAYQKEYETAERDIIQAKRDAKAAGSYYVEAQRKLVFVVRIKGINKIPPKPRKVLQLLRLTRINSGTFVKVTKATLELLKLIEPYVAYGYPSYSTIRQLVYKRGFGKINKQRVPLSDNAIIEANLGKYGILSIDDLIHEIITVGPHFKQANNFLWPFKLSNPSGGWGVPRKFKHFVQGGSFGNREEFINKLIKSMN
- the DDC1 gene encoding Ddc1p, translating into MSFRATITDPGKQNIWFRAIYVLSTIQDDIKITVTTNELIAWSMNETDTTLCQIRFEKSFFEGYEFKPHEIVFGENGIQVIDDTYGDNHKLYSFRVNGKHLTTISRKPDSDGIKSFTIAVNNTSTCPESLANRLIVVIEMDSLIVKEYCPQFQPIKYDPIIIDLKYKRKFLDVFGTAASDRNPQEPLDPKLLEVFVSTERELTSALFNEDVESDIRKRNQLTAADEINYVCCSSTLLKNFLDNCNVNVTDEVKLEINVHKLSITAFTKAVYGKNNDLLRNALSMSNTISTLDLEHYCLFTTVDDEKEEKRSHSKRKEHTKSIVFKLKDFKNFITISPSWKSSQGGNDNISLWFCHPGDPILMQMQKPGVKLELVEVTDSNITDDSMGGKYIKAAISGPKEETGKQEVKEGYESPLRSRIALHRETQSTSVTSTRKSPLKTSSLVPGSGNAVTKSYRNNTAKKLFVEEQSQTMSYGGKSLFEQDILVNTNVNKERILKGSEAYQSNALKRSRNDIRNGAEDASQESTVAKRADTTVTWGRTLPTSDDGVSSNEVNKREMLKREKLKHLQGLMHSRNGSNNNKSQDDKEEEGGLGPTQVEKPRGLFD
- the OXR1 gene encoding Oxr1p; this encodes MFGVKDAIFKIKRSFGGTDSSDSTAYTTANQSPSQMKDNHNPFRKKTTSNRTMVEDCTLPSVTLNGYFPSTKNKLLTPEMCDEIRSLMPTRIQLYTEWNLLYSLEQHGSSLHSLYSNVAPDSREFRRVGYVLVIKDRKNGIFGAYSNEAFHPNEHRQYTGNGECFLWKLDKVPDVNISEKEDPKKEDREERWRFSGYPFTGVNEFAIYCTSKFLSMGAGDGHYGLLCDDGLLHGVSNPCLTYGNDVLSAEGNKFSIVALEVWRVG
- the PRM3 gene encoding pheromone-regulated protein PRM3, yielding MNDNTSLSTPNKEDDQKKLREPEEKNRSTKNINGVLISKANNKALPNKNPPVHNKAHSKKAISPGRIRKHKATTSPTKSHLKSKKKDISESAIPKENKGSFYQGAIVGSFLGAAVTTVLSNLAVKAFQN
- the RSA1 gene encoding Rsa1p; this translates as MHYNNFGNGNNDGQPRLPKPTYSGTLSDDYDESKVKRQKTEPTLNVGFSSNLYSNTPYYENSWNTDYNSQLHTFTPHNQYYHPLPQSTQYEFQNSSSYTQNGIHPTNHDTRYPHHPEIPKQPSLYFEAAPPQNRNTNYRTSISYEDVTIPVAKKTKLVKQEKNMNATGTSEKNLKPTSRVPASLKFEENIIKKKNFPSSNVQDSLDSELDEDEDEQRQEGEGAGKVVLVPGTSIALVTDDDIKKWREERKKMWLLKISNNKTKHMQSMGIKEDELKGQPSILRESRKEKQFIQSIQNQVQRGNPKTDLNIKLIQREFANENSQILDFIKELGDANLLEYELTQEEKDVLFGTPEDNTRNNYKPNYRNRNANSNRGNFSRNR